In the genome of Planococcus donghaensis, the window TATCTCATTGGTTTGTATGTAGTAAAGCTTATTGTTCTAAAATAATTTACTTTCTCTATTTTAACCCAAATCCACAACTTATGCTTTCGAGATGTTACCCCAACAAAAAACAACCACTTTATCAAGTGGTTGTTCTATCAAACGATTAAGCTTGAATTGCTTTTGCTTCTGTAATTTCAGTAAAAATCGTAACTTGATTTCTGCCGCTCCGCTTAGACTGAAAAAGCGCTTGGTCTGCTTCGCCGATCAGTTGATCTAAGGTTTTATCAGCTGAGTATAAACTAATTCCGAGCGAAACCGTTAAATTGCCTTTTGGTTGTAATTCTTGGCCGTCAAATGGATATTTTTCGATTTCTGTTCGGACTTGTTCAGCAATCTCCAAAGCTCTATGTTCATCAAATGGTTGGGCGATACAAATAATAAACTCTTCTCCCCCATAGCGTGCCACAAAATCAGTTGAGCGCGTATTGTCTTTCATCAATTGTCCAATAGAGCGTAGCACTGCATCTCCTTTTTGGTGACCATGTGCATCATTATAAGATTTAAAATAATCGACATCCAACATGATTATGGCAATGGGTGCTTTTTTAGTAATCAATGTTTGAATTTCATTCTTAAAAAAACGCATATTGGGTAATTGGGTCATTGGATCTTGATTTGAATTAATCTCAAGTTCTTTTCGCAACAAAATGTGATAATTTTCTCCATTCGTCATTAAGCCCATTACCAGAACCGCGATCCCAGCGAAAATAGCCATTGTTAGTATAATGGATAAAGTTGCAGGAGTCGTTACAAGCATTAAAATCGATTTAATCACTTCAAAAACCAAAAGTCCCATCATCATCTTCTTTAAATCGATTAACGAAAAGAATTTATTCGTTTTTTTCTTATTGTGGAACAAACTGCCAATAACGACCGGTAAAAGTATTGCTTGTAAAATTCCCATAATAGCCGTTGGTCCACCTAAATAATAGCGAAAAACGGATGGGAAAATAGAAGATAATAACCCAACTTTCCAGCCCCCGATATATGAGATAAAGTAAAGGGCGACTTCCCGTAAATCGAGTCTCATACCCATATATAAATAAGGTTTATGCATTACAGAAAAAGTCAAAAAACTAACAAATATGATACTCAAAAACACGAGTCGTTTAGATTCTGTTAAATCGGGAAACCAAAATTCTTTCACTTTTAACGCTACATACAATAGCGCAATGATTAATGCCATGTTTTCAAGAAAGAAAAACATCAATGTTGCCATATAACCAACTCCTACAAACCGTTTCTAGTTTTAGTGTACAGTTAATATGTCAAAAAATATAGATAAGATACAATATTATACAAGAATAAATAAATAAAAACTCTTTAACTTGCCACTTTTAGTGACGCATTAAAGAGTTTTATCAGCTAAAGAAGATTACAATAATTTTGACATATAGAGTTCATCGACGTATTTTCCTTCTATATAGAGCGAATCACGTTTTACACCTTCAAGACTAAACCCTAATTTTTCATACAGCGCAATGGCTAGTGTGTTATGTGCCACAACTGTCAATTCAATGCGACGAAGCGCTTTTTCTATCGCCCACTTTTCTACAGCACGTAATAGCTGAGTGCCGGTCCCTTTCCCCCTATTAGCTTGGTGAACTCCTATTACTATATAGACTGAATGCTGTTTGCGTTTTATTTCTTCTCCAATCGCAAATACATACCCTACTAATTCGTTATGTTCTTCTGCGGTAAACACAATCGAGCTATCATTCATCGTAGTTAAGCGACGATTAAGTTGTTGACTTGTGGTGTTTCGTTCTCCTGGTTCGAATAGCATAACATTAGACTCTTCTACATGTTTCATAAGAAATACCAATTTTTCTGCATCATTCGGAACTGCTTTTCTGATCAGCATAAACTTTCTCCTAACATTATGAAATAACTTCCGGATCAATCAGCTGTTCTTTTTCAGCTTTTCTAACAAACAATCCTGTATAAACAAGTACTGTCCCGATCATCAACAAAACACCGATATACACAGACATCATGGTTGGAATAAGAAATGCGCCTATGATAATAGTAGACCGTGCCAATAGATCAGCACCACTAAATGAAACATTGGAAAAAGCAGAATACGATCCTCTCTTGTCTTCTGGAATCATGTTCGCCATTTCTGCATTACGAACAGGAGAGTAAACCAGTTCACCGATCGTGCCGATAAAATTAAACAAAATTAATAAATACCAGCTATTTGCTGATGTGATAGTAATATAGCCAATGCTATAAAGTAGAAGTCCTGTTAACAAGACATGTTGTTTTGCAAAACGATCTGTAAATTTATTGACCATAAACGTTAGACACACAACAAGTAACATGTTTTGAATATTCATCAAACTTAACATGCGCACACCCGCTACTTCAAAACCGCCAATAGTAAATGCTTCAAAGCTCTCAGCTAGTCGAACGCCAATATAACTATTTAAAGAAAATTCAGCGGAAAAGATAAACATAGAACCAATCACGACTTTAACAAAAGGACGATCTTGAAATGCAACTTTGTAGTTTTGCAATAAATCGATTACTACATTGTGATGTTGTTGTTTTAAGCTTTGAACTCGTTCGTCTTTTAACCAAATGTGATAAGCGATCGGCAAACAACTTGCCGTAAAGGTTAATACTGCAAATAACTCAATTTGGTGATTTAAATATAACAGTCCTCCAAGTGCTGCACCAATTGCCATGGATAAATTAACCATCCAATAATCGATAGCGTAAATTGCTTTGCGATTTTCCGGCGTGGTCGAATCGATAATGATAGCATGCATGGCAGGACGCCCAAGGCTGCTTGTGACAATAAACAATACGTAAGCTAATGCAAAAAGACCAATCCATCTATCTGTGGGAATTAAGCTAATCGACATAAGTAAAAACATAAGCGCACTTAGTGAAGACGTCGTGACCAATACTTTTTTTCGAGGAAAACGATCGGATATATAACCGCCTATCATGTTTACAAAAAAACCAATAAACACCGTAATCATTAAAAAAGAACCTGCCCAAATTTTGCTCATCTCTTGCGCAAAAAACAAAGCCATGAATGGCATGACAGCCGACGCGACAGCTCGGTTAAAAAATGATGTGATTAAACGTACTTTAATATTTTGTGGATAGTCTTTCCATTTCATCTTGTCAGCCCCCTTTGTCTTATGTATATTAAACTAGACGGAAAACACTAAAAATAGACAATTTTTATAATTATGTCCACTTTTAAAAGGAGGCTTTATGGAACAAAGTCTTTTAGCTTTATGGCAGGCTGTACCCACTGGAAATATTAAGCAATCTAAATTAGCAGATCAACTCGAATTGAGTAGCAAACAAACCACACGCCTTCTTCGGAAATGGGCAGATGAAGGGTGGCTAACTTTTACTTCTGGTCGCGGCAGAGGCAACGCTTCACATATTCAATGGCATATTAATGTTGAAGAACATTATGAAAAACAAATGATCCAACTGATAGAAGAAAAATCCATCGAGACTGCTAGTAAGTATTTGTTATTTGATTGGTCGCCAGAAGTTAAGCATCGCCTTTTGCATAACTTCCGTTCTAATTTCGGTTACATTCAAAACAATCTTACAAAAAACGATAAATTGCTCATCCCAAGAAAATATCCATTTTTAACACTTCACCCGTTATACGCTTCAGATATTCATAGTGCAAATTTAGTCGCAAATGTATATAGCCGCCTCGTATCAGTAGATGAAAACGGGATTATTACTCCAGAGCTTGCGCATAGTTGGGATGTAACAAGCACTCATCTTCGTTTGTATTTAAGAAAAGAAGTGTATTTTCACGATAATTCTTATTTAACGGCAACGGATGTTGTTAATTGTTTAAATCGTTTACGAAAAGATTCTTCCTATAGCGATTTATGGCAACCAATCGAGTCGATTAGCGCTTGTGGATCTTACATGGTTGAGATTTCTTTTTCAAACGGTTGTAGCTATTGTCTGCAGATGCTTGGCATGATCAATGCCAGTATATATAAAGAAACCCCTCATCAAACAATCGGCTCTGGTAGCTTTTGTATCACAGAAAATAGCGCAAGCAAAACAACTTTACAAGCATTTGGGCACTATTTTCAACATCGGCCACTTGTCGATGTAGTTGAATTTATCCAAGTATCCGGTGACTTTGATGTGGCTTACCGATCTTCTTGTGAGAATGCAGAAGAAACTTTTCAAGTAGAAAGTGATTCAGGATTCGGTGTTGTAATTTTAAACGCGTTTAAAGATTCGCCCATTGGTCAAAAAGAAGTTCGTGATTATGTGCATTACGCGATTGCAAAGCACCGTCATAAAATAGCACATTATCACCCCCGTGCTATAGCCAATCATTACAGCTGCTTAATCGGACAAGAGCAGCGACCAATCACATTGCCCTGTCCGAAACGGCCACATTTAGAACAGCCCTTAATCATTAAAGCAGCAAACTATACTGATGGTGCTACTCGTTGGCTAAAAGAAGCACTTGAAAGTGAAGGGATTTGGGTTGAGATACAATGGATGTCATTTCAAGATAAATTAATCGATACAAAGTCAGATCAAAAAGCTGATCTTTTTGTACACGGTGAAGTGTTTGAAATGAATCAAAACTTCTCATTTTTTTATTTTTTAGCCAATGGCCATTCACCTTTAGCCACTATCATGAAATCTCAACCACTGTTTCACCATTATTTAGCGCAATATGCGGCTACACCATTTGAAGAATGGACAGCGCTAAACTTACAAATGGAACAAGACTTGATCACCTCATCCATCATGCTTCCTCTTTACTATGAAAAACGGCAAATTCCGTTTTCTATCGATGTGATGAACATCACCATTAGCCATTTTGGCTATGTCGATTTCTCTAAGTTATGGGTTCGTCCAGTCAGTATAAACTCATAAAAAAACAAGGCCATCACGAGGATAATGTGATGGCCTTGTTTTTTAGAGAACAGTTAAGTTGACCGTTAAAATAGCATAAAGACTTAAGCTAAGTACATTAAACAGCACTAGGTTCAATTTCAAATCGCCTTTAATGCCAATTAACGCTGCTCCTACCCCTAAAACACTCAACAAGCTTGGCAAATATAAATGAACACTTAACAAAAACTCAAGCGGTCCCTGGAACCATTGAATCGCTGCTAATGCTAGCGGTAGCAAGGTCAGGAGACAAATGCTTGCTGAAATGCACGAAAAGCATTTCTCATTCATAAGAACACCACCTTTAACTGTTCATTCGCATTGCCATGGCACCGACAGTTGAAAACTTTTGTAGCTTGCTGATATAAATTGTGAATCCGTATACACTGGGTTGCTGGGAACTACTCGAAATCTATGCTTAAATACGAAATAACAATGAAAAGTTCTGGCTTTATTTTGTATAATAAGAAAAAGTCTTTCAACCTATATAAATGTCTTATTAAAAGAAAATTCAGTTATTAACTATCACTATTAGACTACAACCATTCCTACAATTTGTAAACACAAAAATACTAATTTAATATTTTTTATGCGCACTTTCTAGAATGACTTTCCAAACTTTTGTAAGTTTTGAACAAAAAAGAACCCTCAAGGGGTTCTAAAGTGATAAGTTGAATTTTTCTAGCAACTCTTTTAAAGCAGGTCTACTATTGCCATCACGTCCAACAACACTTTCTGCTGTGATCAAGGAATTTAACACCGCTTCTTCTGTAGCTTCTCCAACTGCTCTAAAAGCTTCATCAATATCTTCTTCGTGTATTGTTTCGATTGTTAAACCATGTTGCGGTTTGGTATGCGGGATTTTGTTAGCTGTTGAAAACCCGAGAACAATCTCTCCGCTGCCATTGGTAATAATTGAACCTGTTCGTGAAAGCCCGGTTACAGAACGTTTTAAAATCCGATTTAGTTGCCGTTCCGACACCGGTAAATCTGTAGCAACAACAACCATAACTGAACCTTTGTCTTGTTCTTCAAGCGATTGTAAAATTTGTTTTTTAAGTTTTTTGCCGATAGGATTACCCTCAATCGTTAAGTCACTTAACATACCAAAGTTTGATAGTACTAACACTCCTATTGTATAACATGCATGCGCTAGTTCGACCATTCGAGAAGCTGAACCTATTCCCCCTTTAAGTGAATAACACAACATGCCTCTCCCTGCGCCAACTGCTCCTTCTTCAAACTCTATATAAGTTTCGTCAAGCGCACGACGCACATGCTCTTCTTTAACAAAGCGACCTCGTACATCGTTTAAAAACATATCATTGCATTCTCCAACTACTGGATTGACCGTTCCAGTGGTTCTTCCTATATCATTATTTTTTTCCAACATATAATCAATAACGGCATTGGCGGCTGTTCCAACGTTTAATGTATTCGTTAGCACAATAGGTGTCTCAATCACGCCGAGTTCAGCCATTTGTATAGTTCCCATCGTTTTTCCAAAACCGTTTATAACATGACTCGAAGCAATTAATTTCTCATGAAACAAATCTCCTGGATGCGGCTTGATGGCAGTTACACCGGTTTGCATATCGCCTTTACTTAAAGTGACATGTCCCACTGTCACACCTGCCACATCTGTTATTGCATTTAATGGTCCTGTCTGCATCGTGCCGATTGTTACATCGTAATCTCGAATTCGTTTTTGATTTTTCAAATCCCCACTCCTTGTCTGATGTCTTCAAATCCATTATGTAAAAGTTCTTATCTCTATCATACAACTAGCAAACTATTGGATGAAGAGTTTGCTAGTTATTCTGTGAATCAATCAGTTTACCTTACTCTCAATCAACATGGTAAAATCAATTTTAGATTAACAGAAACGGAGGCCACGTTTATCGATACTGTTCTTTTTATAGTTGAAATTTGCATTCTTCTACTAGTCAATTTAGCGGTAAGCGCGGTTGGCTTTGTACCAAGTATTTTAATAACTACTGTAAACATTCAGTTTTTTGGTCTTTACGGCGGTGCTTTTCTAACCTTTGTTGGGGAAATAGTAGGTGCTTTACTTGGGTTTTATTTGTATCGCTTTGGCTTTTCTAAAGTTGATCCAAAATGGTTGCAGCACCGGTTTTGGTTGAAACTCCAACAACAATCTACAAAACAAGTGTTTGGCGTGGTAATTTTGCTTCGACTTCTCCCTTTTATGCCATCAGGACTCGTTACCGCTGGTGCAGCACTAACACGCATAAACGGTAAGATGTTTTGGTTAGCTAGTTCTATTGGCAAAGTTCCAGCTGTCCTGTTAGAATTAGCCGCAGTTTACGGTTTCACACTGCTAGCTCCTAAAAGCGTTCAGTATGCGCTGTTTGGCTTTGTGCTATTAGTATCAGTAATGCTCTGGATAAAGTCGAAAAAGCAGAAAGAAGCCCCTTCAATTCGCTGATTGAAGGGGTTTCTTTCTTTAATATACTTTATCACCATTGAAAATTGAGTTTTTAACAATGACATAATCTACATTCCGAATTGCTAGCAATTGATCTCCACCTGCATACGAAATAGCCGATTGAAGATCTTGTTCCATTTCTACTAACGTATCTTTTAATGACCCTTTGTACTCTACATACATTTTCTTGCCTTCAACGTTTTTCTTTTCACCTTTTTGGAACTCCGAAGCCGATCCAAAATATTCTTTTAACAACTTGCCATCCTGTTCAATCGTTTGACCCGGTGATTCTTCGTGTCCTGCAAAAAGCGATCCAATCATAACCATCGATGCTCCAAAACGTACCGATTTCGCAATGTCGCCGTGGGTACGAATTCCGCCATCCGCAATGATGGGCTTGCTTGCAGCTTTTGCACACCATCGAAGTGCTGCTAATTGCCAACCGCCTGTACCAAAGCCTGTTTTAATCTTTGTAATGCAAACTTTGCCTGGTCCAATACCAACTTTTGTAGCGTCTGCTCCCGCATGCTCAAGTTCACGCACAGCTTCAGGCGTACCTACATTTCCAGCGATCAAAAAGCTGTCTGGCACTAATTTTTTTATATGTTTGATCATGTTGATTACAGCGTTCGAGTGTCCGTGAGCCACATCAATCGTCATATATTCAGGAGTAATTTTTTCATCTGCTAATTGTTGAACAAATTCATATTCTTCTGGTTTTACACCAACGCTAATCGACGCATAGAGCCCACGTTGTTGCATATCTTTTATAAAACCAATTCGTTTTTCAGGTTCGAATCGATGCATAATATAAAAATAATTATTCTCGGCTAAATAGCCTGCAAGCTTTTCGTCCACAATTGTCTGCATATTTGCAGGAACAACCGGCAACTTAAAAGTGCGGCCCCCAAATTCAATTGACGTATCGCATTCTGAACGGCTATTTACTACCGCTTTTGCAGGAACTAGTTGAATATCCTCGTAATCAAATACATTTTCCATTAATTACACCCCTATAACCGAATGATATATTTAAATAGCTTAAAAATGTTCGTCCATATGATAATGTACTTGATTTTGATAGCGATGTCAAAGAACTAAAATAATTTTTCCGTTTAGTTTCAAAATTCACCCGGATATTCTTTACTAAGCTTCTCTACCAAATGCATTCTTACATACGGGTTATACAGCCATTCTTCTAATAATCGTTTATACCCTGCGAGTTTATTGGCAGAATTTACTTGTTCGTATCCCAACAAAATACCTTCTTCGTAATAATAAAACTCACTTGTTTTAGCTATTGTTTCTGCTCTTTGCACTGTTTCGTATGACAACTCTGGGTCAACAAGAAGGTATACTTCTGCTAACAATAATAAATCGTCAACTAGAAATTCTTCCTGGCCCATTTCAATCTTGTTTTTCAGCACATCAACTGCAGCATCAACTTTTTTTTGAGCAAGCATTATGTCTACTAACAACCAGTCAGCCGCATCTATATCATAAATGTCTCCAGATTCTCGAATGTTTTCAACCGTTTTTAAAGCGGAGTTGTAATTTTTCATTTCTACTTGTTGATATCCCAAGTCAACCCAATCTGCTATTTGTTGCTGATTGGCTAATAATTTTCCAAGAAAAATTTCTTCATATTCTTCTATATCCATATTAATCGTTTTTTCTAAGTTTTTATAAAATCCACCAATTGATTGTGACTTTAATAATTCAGGAATAATCTCTTCACCATGCGCATCGACTATCGATTCCACCGCCAAAAAACTTTGTGCATAAGGATCATATGTATCTGTAGCTGCCTGATCATAATCCTCTTGACTATCGAGGTCGTGAAAATCAATTGTCTCTAGATTTTCTAAGTCATACCACATGCTTGATTCACCAGCGAAATATTCAGCAACACCTTCTTCAAACCAGGAAGGAATTCGTGTTATTGACAACAAATGCTGATTGGAAAAAAGATGGCTTTGGTAATGTGAGTATTCGTGTACTAAGATTAGTTCCCAATTCTCATCTGTTGGAACTAAGTGGATTCTTTTATTGCCTAAATCGTAATACCCTGCAACTTCTTCTGAACCATAACCCGATTCTAGTGAAGCATAATTTTCGTGAAACTCGATCGTTAAGCCACCCTCATCTCGAGTACCAAGAGTCGAATTAAACTGCTCTCGTTCTAACTGCAATACCGCATCCATTTTTTCAATCTCATCTTTATTGCTTTCTGGATAAAAGTAAGTCACCCCATTTTTTTCGGTCTTTAACAGAGCCGCTTGGGAAGGAACATCAAATATTCGTGATGCGAACGCCCTAATTTTTTTATCAGCACTTTGACTTTCATCACCCGTTGTATACACCGCAAATGAATTAATAAGGCCAATCGTAGTTACGACAAGTCCCAGTAAGATAGAAAAAGTCATTAAGCCGGCTGCTTCAGTTACAGAAGTAAGTTTCATCAACTCCAACTTTCCTTTTACTACGCCCACAATACTGGCGATAAAAAGAAACGTACAGACCACGAGGAATACCCCTGAAATTACTATTCCTCCAAGCAACCCTTGATTAAACACGAGGAAAAACGCCATATACGAACAGATCACTAGTAAAATAAATTGGTTCAATAACTTTTTCATTGCGGCCTCCGGTAATTTTTCTATATAGGGACTTGGCTTACTTTAGTTAGATAAGCCCCCAATCTTTTCTATATATTAACAGTTATAAAAATGAATAAATAGTCTTACTTTACTGAATTCAATACTATTTTTTTAGACATAAAAAAACTGACCGTATAATGCGGTCAGTTAAATTTCGGAACTTAATACAATTTGACCTTCAGGTAACTCATTTCCTGTTTTAGGTTCAAGTGTAATGGCAATCGTATCCCATTCTTTTGAAGTCGTTTCTAGTTGGTAATAACTTGCACCTTCTCCGTTTGGATTGGGTGAAAATGCACCTGCTGGTATTGGCTTTCCATCTTTGATCAGCCATACTTGGTAAACTTGACTAGCTTCTAATTCAGCTAATTGATCTGCTTGGACAACTAGATTTAACAATCCTTCTTCTTCAATCATCGCTGCTGTTGCAGTGCCTGTAAATGCTTCGTTTGGCTGAAGTTCAATAGATTGAATAGCAGTTTCAGTTCCTGCAGGTTGATCTGACAGCTGGTAAAAGGCATAGCCGTTACCTAAGAGTGACATTAACAACACAGCTGCAAGAAGCGGTTTCCAAACATTTTCTTTACGTCTCTTTTTATGGATAGGTATTGGAGACATTGCTGGTTTCAATGCTTTGGGCTGGTCGTTTTGTTCTACTGTTTCATCAAATACATTCGATAAAATACGTGCTTTCATATCTGTTG includes:
- a CDS encoding TVP38/TMEM64 family protein, whose amino-acid sequence is MDEEFASYSVNQSVYLTLNQHGKINFRLTETEATFIDTVLFIVEICILLLVNLAVSAVGFVPSILITTVNIQFFGLYGGAFLTFVGEIVGALLGFYLYRFGFSKVDPKWLQHRFWLKLQQQSTKQVFGVVILLRLLPFMPSGLVTAGAALTRINGKMFWLASSIGKVPAVLLELAAVYGFTLLAPKSVQYALFGFVLLVSVMLWIKSKKQKEAPSIR
- the guaC gene encoding GMP reductase; its protein translation is MENVFDYEDIQLVPAKAVVNSRSECDTSIEFGGRTFKLPVVPANMQTIVDEKLAGYLAENNYFYIMHRFEPEKRIGFIKDMQQRGLYASISVGVKPEEYEFVQQLADEKITPEYMTIDVAHGHSNAVINMIKHIKKLVPDSFLIAGNVGTPEAVRELEHAGADATKVGIGPGKVCITKIKTGFGTGGWQLAALRWCAKAASKPIIADGGIRTHGDIAKSVRFGASMVMIGSLFAGHEESPGQTIEQDGKLLKEYFGSASEFQKGEKKNVEGKKMYVEYKGSLKDTLVEMEQDLQSAISYAGGDQLLAIRNVDYVIVKNSIFNGDKVY
- a CDS encoding anti-sigma factor; this translates as MTNIDCDYLVDYLNGTLSEKENKEFEQHLMTCSECQEIVEATGQLPYLADPVEPPTDMKARILSNVFDETVEQNDQPKALKPAMSPIPIHKKRRKENVWKPLLAAVLLMSLLGNGYAFYQLSDQPAGTETAIQSIELQPNEAFTGTATAAMIEEEGLLNLVVQADQLAELEASQVYQVWLIKDGKPIPAGAFSPNPNGEGASYYQLETTSKEWDTIAITLEPKTGNELPEGQIVLSSEI
- a CDS encoding ABC transporter substrate-binding protein; this encodes MEQSLLALWQAVPTGNIKQSKLADQLELSSKQTTRLLRKWADEGWLTFTSGRGRGNASHIQWHINVEEHYEKQMIQLIEEKSIETASKYLLFDWSPEVKHRLLHNFRSNFGYIQNNLTKNDKLLIPRKYPFLTLHPLYASDIHSANLVANVYSRLVSVDENGIITPELAHSWDVTSTHLRLYLRKEVYFHDNSYLTATDVVNCLNRLRKDSSYSDLWQPIESISACGSYMVEISFSNGCSYCLQMLGMINASIYKETPHQTIGSGSFCITENSASKTTLQAFGHYFQHRPLVDVVEFIQVSGDFDVAYRSSCENAEETFQVESDSGFGVVILNAFKDSPIGQKEVRDYVHYAIAKHRHKIAHYHPRAIANHYSCLIGQEQRPITLPCPKRPHLEQPLIIKAANYTDGATRWLKEALESEGIWVEIQWMSFQDKLIDTKSDQKADLFVHGEVFEMNQNFSFFYFLANGHSPLATIMKSQPLFHHYLAQYAATPFEEWTALNLQMEQDLITSSIMLPLYYEKRQIPFSIDVMNITISHFGYVDFSKLWVRPVSINS
- a CDS encoding collagenase; this translates as MKKLLNQFILLVICSYMAFFLVFNQGLLGGIVISGVFLVVCTFLFIASIVGVVKGKLELMKLTSVTEAAGLMTFSILLGLVVTTIGLINSFAVYTTGDESQSADKKIRAFASRIFDVPSQAALLKTEKNGVTYFYPESNKDEIEKMDAVLQLEREQFNSTLGTRDEGGLTIEFHENYASLESGYGSEEVAGYYDLGNKRIHLVPTDENWELILVHEYSHYQSHLFSNQHLLSITRIPSWFEEGVAEYFAGESSMWYDLENLETIDFHDLDSQEDYDQAATDTYDPYAQSFLAVESIVDAHGEEIIPELLKSQSIGGFYKNLEKTINMDIEEYEEIFLGKLLANQQQIADWVDLGYQQVEMKNYNSALKTVENIRESGDIYDIDAADWLLVDIMLAQKKVDAAVDVLKNKIEMGQEEFLVDDLLLLAEVYLLVDPELSYETVQRAETIAKTSEFYYYEEGILLGYEQVNSANKLAGYKRLLEEWLYNPYVRMHLVEKLSKEYPGEF
- a CDS encoding P1 family peptidase, which produces MKNQKRIRDYDVTIGTMQTGPLNAITDVAGVTVGHVTLSKGDMQTGVTAIKPHPGDLFHEKLIASSHVINGFGKTMGTIQMAELGVIETPIVLTNTLNVGTAANAVIDYMLEKNNDIGRTTGTVNPVVGECNDMFLNDVRGRFVKEEHVRRALDETYIEFEEGAVGAGRGMLCYSLKGGIGSASRMVELAHACYTIGVLVLSNFGMLSDLTIEGNPIGKKLKKQILQSLEEQDKGSVMVVVATDLPVSERQLNRILKRSVTGLSRTGSIITNGSGEIVLGFSTANKIPHTKPQHGLTIETIHEEDIDEAFRAVGEATEEAVLNSLITAESVVGRDGNSRPALKELLEKFNLSL
- a CDS encoding GGDEF domain-containing protein; translated protein: MATLMFFFLENMALIIALLYVALKVKEFWFPDLTESKRLVFLSIIFVSFLTFSVMHKPYLYMGMRLDLREVALYFISYIGGWKVGLLSSIFPSVFRYYLGGPTAIMGILQAILLPVVIGSLFHNKKKTNKFFSLIDLKKMMMGLLVFEVIKSILMLVTTPATLSIILTMAIFAGIAVLVMGLMTNGENYHILLRKELEINSNQDPMTQLPNMRFFKNEIQTLITKKAPIAIIMLDVDYFKSYNDAHGHQKGDAVLRSIGQLMKDNTRSTDFVARYGGEEFIICIAQPFDEHRALEIAEQVRTEIEKYPFDGQELQPKGNLTVSLGISLYSADKTLDQLIGEADQALFQSKRSGRNQVTIFTEITEAKAIQA
- a CDS encoding MDR family MFS transporter, giving the protein MKWKDYPQNIKVRLITSFFNRAVASAVMPFMALFFAQEMSKIWAGSFLMITVFIGFFVNMIGGYISDRFPRKKVLVTTSSLSALMFLLMSISLIPTDRWIGLFALAYVLFIVTSSLGRPAMHAIIIDSTTPENRKAIYAIDYWMVNLSMAIGAALGGLLYLNHQIELFAVLTFTASCLPIAYHIWLKDERVQSLKQQHHNVVIDLLQNYKVAFQDRPFVKVVIGSMFIFSAEFSLNSYIGVRLAESFEAFTIGGFEVAGVRMLSLMNIQNMLLVVCLTFMVNKFTDRFAKQHVLLTGLLLYSIGYITITSANSWYLLILFNFIGTIGELVYSPVRNAEMANMIPEDKRGSYSAFSNVSFSGADLLARSTIIIGAFLIPTMMSVYIGVLLMIGTVLVYTGLFVRKAEKEQLIDPEVIS
- a CDS encoding GNAT family N-acetyltransferase; this translates as MLIRKAVPNDAEKLVFLMKHVEESNVMLFEPGERNTTSQQLNRRLTTMNDSSIVFTAEEHNELVGYVFAIGEEIKRKQHSVYIVIGVHQANRGKGTGTQLLRAVEKWAIEKALRRIELTVVAHNTLAIALYEKLGFSLEGVKRDSLYIEGKYVDELYMSKLL